Proteins encoded within one genomic window of Pseudanabaena sp. BC1403:
- a CDS encoding iron uptake porin, translating to MFKVKSSSVSVSCLSFLTALSLSSNLAHAETTTSSVSVDPYKAIQLSPSTTQAQNVTSVSQLSDVKPTDWAFTALQSLVERYGCIAGYPDSTFRGKQATSRYEFAAGLNACLDKINEIISAGLADKVSKEDLATLQKLQEEFAAELATLRGRVDALDAKTAKLEAQQFSTTTKLTGEVIFSATAGSGGPNDARSNVTLGNRTRLVLNTSFTGKDALRTRLEAGNNLAAASSSTSLAGLLGTNSVRIGPGASTTDNSFALSLLDYKFPIFDNKVTLYVAPISFPDEFFTVLSPVASNGQGSISRFGRFDPLMRIAGTSSLFAFDWKVSDQFKIQAGYGASNAASPSPGGQGGLFGGSTIALVQLLFKPAENLDASVTYANTYHQFGSTGTSSLGTGLTSTESITTNGTTAVNGSTRANSIAGNLAWKITPKISFHTWGTVIFADAVNTSASTTFTSWIAGLTFNDLFSEGSAASILFGQPIKRSSVGGAALIGTSNGRAIDSTPYHLELFYRYRISKNISITPGVFWVFNPEGASGNPTATVGVIRTTFTF from the coding sequence ATGTTTAAGGTAAAAAGTTCTTCCGTCAGTGTATCTTGCCTGTCTTTTTTAACAGCTTTGTCCCTGTCGTCAAATCTGGCTCATGCAGAAACAACGACATCTTCAGTAAGTGTTGACCCTTATAAGGCTATTCAACTATCCCCTTCAACTACCCAAGCCCAAAACGTCACCTCAGTATCACAACTTAGTGATGTGAAACCAACCGACTGGGCTTTCACCGCTTTGCAATCTCTCGTTGAGCGCTATGGCTGTATTGCAGGATATCCAGATAGCACCTTTCGCGGCAAGCAAGCTACTAGCCGCTATGAATTTGCCGCAGGTTTGAATGCTTGCCTTGACAAAATTAATGAAATCATCTCCGCTGGACTAGCTGACAAAGTTAGCAAAGAAGACTTAGCAACTCTGCAAAAGCTACAGGAAGAATTTGCTGCTGAACTTGCTACTTTGCGTGGTCGTGTTGATGCCCTTGATGCTAAAACTGCCAAGCTAGAAGCACAACAGTTTTCTACCACGACAAAACTCACTGGCGAAGTCATCTTCTCGGCAACCGCAGGTAGTGGTGGACCAAACGACGCTAGATCCAACGTTACATTAGGCAATCGTACTCGCCTTGTCCTCAATACCAGCTTTACTGGTAAAGATGCCCTCAGAACTCGCTTGGAAGCAGGCAACAACCTTGCTGCTGCTAGTAGCTCAACCAGTCTTGCTGGTCTGTTAGGAACGAACTCAGTCAGAATTGGACCTGGCGCTTCTACCACAGACAACTCTTTTGCACTTAGCCTTCTTGATTATAAATTCCCTATCTTTGACAATAAAGTAACTCTCTACGTTGCCCCAATCAGCTTCCCTGATGAGTTCTTCACCGTACTTTCACCTGTAGCTAGCAATGGTCAAGGTTCAATTTCTCGCTTCGGTCGCTTTGATCCCCTAATGCGAATTGCTGGTACATCTTCGCTATTTGCCTTTGATTGGAAGGTTTCCGATCAATTCAAAATTCAAGCAGGTTACGGTGCATCCAATGCAGCTTCACCTTCACCTGGTGGACAGGGTGGTTTGTTTGGTGGATCAACCATTGCTCTAGTTCAGCTTTTATTCAAACCTGCTGAAAATCTTGATGCTTCTGTTACCTATGCAAATACTTACCATCAGTTTGGAAGTACTGGTACTAGTTCTTTAGGTACTGGATTGACTAGCACAGAATCTATTACTACTAATGGTACTACTGCTGTAAATGGTTCAACCAGAGCTAACTCGATCGCAGGTAATTTAGCTTGGAAAATCACTCCAAAAATCTCTTTCCATACTTGGGGAACCGTGATTTTTGCTGATGCAGTTAACACTTCCGCTTCAACTACCTTCACCAGTTGGATTGCAGGTTTAACCTTCAATGACTTGTTTAGCGAAGGAAGTGCCGCAAGTATTCTATTCGGTCAGCCAATCAAACGAAGTTCTGTTGGAGGTGCTGCTTTGATTGGCACATCTAATGGTAGAGCTATTGACTCGACTCCTTATCACTTAGAGCTTTTCTACCGCTATCGAATCAGCAAAAATATCAGTATTACTCCTGGTGTTTTTTGGGTGTTTAATCCTGAAGGTGCTAGTGGTAACCCAACTGCAACTGTTGGTGTAATTCGCACAACGTTCACGTTCTAA
- a CDS encoding AEC family transporter produces MFTLENPLVLLYVRLIGWTLLGYVLGKILPKIFTTYLGKALLFVGVPISIVSFLRQADLSGWIMIAPTTAWVAILVGAGLAWIWIDLGVSDERFSKLSKGITAREKNLETNPSMEATLEHESAWTGATQGSFLLAMTLGNTAFMGYPVSLALVGPQYFAWSLFYDLIGSTIAAYSVGIALASRYGSMSSGQKKPNPFVSMAKTPALWSLPIGVGMRFIPLPVVITAGMSTIAWTTVTLSLVMIGMQLSQLKTLRNVKKALTCLSIKMLLTPLVVGTGLMFFGVTGEPRMAMVLQMAMPPAFSTLVIAQAYNLDRDLTVTTLAFGVVLLLFTIPIWLWLFS; encoded by the coding sequence ATGTTCACGTTAGAAAACCCTCTCGTCTTGCTCTACGTGAGGTTAATTGGATGGACTCTCTTGGGATATGTTCTAGGAAAAATCCTGCCCAAGATTTTCACTACTTATCTTGGTAAAGCTCTGCTATTTGTGGGAGTTCCCATCAGCATTGTGTCTTTCCTGCGTCAAGCTGATCTATCGGGATGGATTATGATTGCTCCGACTACAGCTTGGGTTGCGATTTTAGTAGGTGCAGGACTGGCATGGATTTGGATCGATCTTGGTGTAAGTGATGAAAGATTTAGTAAGTTGTCAAAAGGGATTACGGCTAGAGAAAAAAATCTTGAAACCAATCCCAGCATGGAAGCAACTTTAGAGCATGAAAGTGCATGGACAGGTGCAACCCAAGGCAGTTTCTTACTTGCTATGACCTTAGGCAATACTGCTTTTATGGGGTATCCTGTCAGCCTTGCCCTAGTCGGACCACAATATTTTGCTTGGTCGCTATTTTACGATCTGATCGGCTCTACGATCGCTGCCTATTCCGTCGGGATCGCTCTTGCTAGTCGTTACGGCAGCATGTCTAGCGGGCAAAAGAAGCCAAATCCATTTGTATCAATGGCTAAGACTCCAGCATTATGGAGTTTGCCGATTGGCGTAGGGATGCGATTTATCCCTTTACCCGTGGTAATTACAGCTGGAATGAGTACGATCGCATGGACAACTGTAACTTTGTCATTGGTGATGATTGGGATGCAGTTAAGTCAGTTAAAAACCCTACGTAATGTCAAAAAAGCGCTTACTTGTCTATCGATTAAGATGCTGCTTACTCCACTTGTAGTTGGTACAGGACTAATGTTCTTTGGTGTGACAGGAGAACCACGTATGGCTATGGTTTTACAAATGGCAATGCCACCAGCCTTTTCGACGCTTGTAATTGCCCAAGCCTATAATCTGGATCGCGATTTAACAGTTACGACCTTAGCTTTTGGTGTAGTTCTTTTACTATTCACGATACCTATTTGGCTATGGCTATTTTCTTAG
- a CDS encoding cupin domain-containing protein → MTTIASQDQNLATVMKNDGVAKANTHDSINRIFNRLEDIKKEMGEPSWSVRLIYTDMMSAVMICQKPGESNRTHYHANEDEWWVVMEGELEWDVDGHGAYRATKDDIIFVPRKVIHNIRVIGDKPSIRLAIGKPDVNHIFVEDHVFGDS, encoded by the coding sequence ATGACCACGATCGCAAGCCAAGACCAAAACCTTGCTACGGTAATGAAAAATGATGGTGTTGCCAAAGCTAATACCCATGACAGTATCAATCGTATTTTTAATCGTTTAGAAGATATCAAAAAAGAGATGGGGGAACCATCTTGGTCAGTGCGGCTCATTTATACCGACATGATGAGCGCGGTTATGATTTGTCAAAAACCTGGTGAAAGCAATCGTACTCACTATCATGCTAACGAGGATGAGTGGTGGGTAGTAATGGAAGGTGAACTAGAGTGGGATGTGGATGGACATGGAGCTTATCGCGCTACTAAGGATGACATCATTTTTGTGCCTCGCAAGGTGATCCATAATATTCGTGTTATTGGCGATAAACCCTCGATTCGTTTGGCAATTGGGAAACCTGATGTAAATCATATTTTTGTTGAAGATCACGTTTTTGGTGACAGCTAA
- a CDS encoding HAD family hydrolase has protein sequence MTRDSAKKYDAIVFDFDGVLVESVDVKTQAFGALYAEYGDRIVEQVKAYHLIHGGVSRFDKFRYYHEVLLGKDLTKDEEARLGNLFSQYVEDAVVDAVYVSGAYELLERNYQSTPLFVASGTPDQELKRIVSRRNMAHYFVSVHGSPAKKGDIIQDILSKYDFDPDRVLMVGDAIADYEGAIAAGVKFVGRVMQYPETYPFPAGTTVLPDIVELVI, from the coding sequence ATGACTAGAGACAGTGCTAAGAAATATGATGCGATCGTGTTTGATTTTGACGGAGTCCTAGTTGAGTCAGTGGATGTTAAAACTCAAGCTTTTGGGGCTTTGTATGCCGAATATGGCGATCGCATTGTGGAGCAGGTGAAAGCCTATCATCTGATTCATGGAGGGGTATCGCGATTTGACAAGTTTCGTTACTACCATGAAGTTTTGCTTGGCAAAGACTTGACTAAAGATGAGGAGGCGAGACTAGGCAATCTATTCTCGCAATATGTTGAAGATGCAGTGGTAGATGCGGTTTATGTGTCAGGAGCCTATGAGCTTTTAGAACGAAATTATCAGTCCACACCACTATTTGTGGCTTCGGGAACTCCCGATCAAGAGCTAAAACGCATTGTCTCACGGCGAAATATGGCGCATTATTTTGTGTCTGTTCATGGTTCCCCAGCCAAAAAGGGAGACATTATCCAAGATATTTTGTCGAAATATGATTTTGATCCCGATCGCGTATTGATGGTTGGCGATGCGATCGCTGATTATGAAGGTGCGATCGCTGCGGGTGTAAAATTTGTAGGCAGGGTAATGCAATATCCTGAGACTTATCCCTTCCCAGCAGGAACAACAGTTCTGCCAGACATAGTTGAACTCGTCATATAG
- a CDS encoding ATP-binding protein → MNNLFKKRLLLQLVAYFSVLSIVTVLVVAVSANTRSRDALRKSVIDRLAVATSLKEAQVNQWVDNQRRDVILMTQLPDLIFNSEITFTKDRESPEFKAAVDSLQKFMADISAVKANIRQISILTNNGITIVSTDKQKEGKYQPLGNTTTYFTRDQSRIIVPNFYISPISGKAAMTFAAPLTNKAGDRIGVVAVDLDLQGVDDIIRERTGLGNSGETYLVGRLATKNVLISGTGADKQDLAKDIKSDGISAAALGKDGEGLYKNYKTIPVLGSYIWIDNLNLALLAEISQAEAFEPADRLGRDILLIGLSSAGILLTAVYLIARRISQPILAIADAANQVAGGNLDSQAPVLTEDEIGILAIAFNQMTSQLKNSGEQLADYSRTLEQKVEQRTSEIKAIIDNMVDGLVVVNAEDQITQFNPALAGMIGISSKAISMATSYKEIFKVEQITNLVTSTRENPKQVFSEEFALPDRRTGKAVATSIFGEANISGDPQLEVDYLGTVILIRDITSEKEVDRMKTDFISTVSHELRTPLTSVLGFAKLIQKKLEESILPMIQTDDKKVNRSVRQVTENLEIIISEGTRLTKLINEVLDVAKIEAGKMQWNMEPLAITEVIDRAFSATSALFEQKALTPVREIEADLPDILGDKDRLIQVVINLISNAVKFTDRGSITCRVKLDDQSIMVSVIDQGVGISESDQPKVFEKFKQVGDTLTDKPQGTGLGLPISKEIIAYHGGKIWVESEIGKGSTFSFTIPINIENEIPSINFDILIEQLKKRAVSESSSQTDNQNAIDTPKNILVIDDDASIRNLLRQELEAKGYTVREAGNGQEAITQVRESRPDLITLDIIMDGISGYDVAAILRSDPATLDIPIIIVSVIDDKNKGRHLGIDSYVTKPLDMVLLLREVDILLSSKASMGKKILVVDDNFGSIDLLMEMLQNQGFLPSKINPQDDLQASAIASQPDVIIASTKLADQVQSLRAEQGMEHIRFLLIADQ, encoded by the coding sequence ATGAACAACCTATTTAAGAAACGCCTGCTGTTGCAACTTGTGGCATATTTTTCGGTTCTGTCGATTGTCACAGTTTTAGTGGTCGCTGTAAGTGCGAATACTCGCAGTCGTGACGCTCTTAGAAAATCGGTAATTGACCGATTAGCAGTTGCGACATCACTAAAAGAAGCGCAGGTGAATCAATGGGTTGATAACCAACGTCGCGATGTAATTTTGATGACGCAGTTGCCAGATTTGATCTTCAATTCTGAAATAACTTTTACGAAAGATCGCGAATCTCCAGAATTTAAAGCGGCTGTTGACTCTCTGCAAAAGTTTATGGCGGATATATCCGCAGTAAAAGCAAATATTCGACAGATTTCGATTTTGACCAATAACGGCATTACGATTGTTTCCACAGATAAACAAAAAGAAGGAAAATACCAACCGCTCGGAAATACCACTACATACTTTACTCGCGACCAATCACGGATCATTGTCCCTAATTTCTATATCTCGCCAATCTCTGGTAAGGCGGCGATGACTTTTGCTGCTCCTTTAACTAATAAAGCTGGCGATCGCATTGGGGTAGTAGCGGTTGATCTAGATCTCCAAGGGGTAGATGACATCATTCGTGAACGTACTGGACTAGGTAATAGTGGCGAAACCTACTTAGTGGGAAGATTAGCTACGAAGAATGTCCTGATTTCAGGAACGGGAGCCGACAAACAGGATCTCGCCAAAGATATTAAAAGTGATGGTATTTCTGCTGCGGCTTTAGGAAAAGATGGGGAAGGGCTATATAAAAACTATAAAACTATACCTGTATTAGGAAGTTATATTTGGATTGACAACCTTAATTTGGCGTTACTTGCGGAGATATCGCAGGCAGAAGCTTTTGAACCCGCCGATCGCCTTGGTCGTGATATTTTGCTAATCGGGTTAAGCTCCGCAGGTATTTTATTAACGGCAGTGTACTTGATTGCCAGACGGATTTCTCAGCCAATTTTGGCGATCGCTGATGCGGCAAACCAAGTTGCTGGCGGTAATCTTGATTCACAAGCACCCGTCCTTACAGAAGATGAAATCGGGATTTTGGCGATCGCTTTTAATCAAATGACATCACAACTTAAAAATTCAGGGGAACAGTTAGCCGATTACAGTCGTACATTGGAGCAGAAAGTCGAACAGCGTACCAGTGAGATCAAGGCAATTATTGATAACATGGTGGATGGCTTGGTGGTAGTTAATGCTGAAGATCAGATTACTCAGTTTAATCCAGCACTTGCAGGCATGATTGGGATTAGTAGTAAAGCGATCTCTATGGCAACGAGTTATAAAGAAATATTTAAAGTAGAGCAAATCACTAATCTCGTTACAAGTACCAGAGAGAATCCAAAACAAGTTTTTAGCGAAGAGTTTGCCCTGCCTGATCGCCGTACTGGGAAAGCAGTTGCAACTTCGATCTTTGGAGAAGCAAATATTTCGGGGGATCCGCAATTAGAAGTAGATTATTTAGGCACTGTGATTCTGATTCGCGATATTACATCTGAGAAAGAAGTGGATCGGATGAAGACAGACTTCATCTCAACCGTATCTCACGAATTAAGAACGCCGCTTACCTCGGTATTAGGCTTTGCAAAATTAATTCAGAAAAAGCTAGAAGAATCTATACTTCCAATGATTCAAACCGATGACAAGAAAGTGAATCGCAGTGTGCGCCAAGTTACCGAAAATCTTGAAATCATTATCTCTGAGGGGACACGCCTCACCAAGCTAATTAACGAAGTCCTAGATGTTGCCAAAATAGAAGCTGGTAAAATGCAATGGAATATGGAACCTTTGGCAATTACCGAAGTAATTGACCGAGCCTTTTCGGCAACTTCTGCGCTCTTTGAGCAGAAAGCATTAACACCAGTAAGAGAAATTGAAGCAGATTTACCCGATATCCTTGGTGATAAAGATCGCTTGATTCAAGTCGTAATCAACTTAATTTCCAACGCTGTGAAGTTTACGGATCGGGGAAGCATCACTTGTCGGGTTAAGCTAGATGATCAATCAATTATGGTCAGTGTCATCGATCAAGGTGTTGGTATTTCTGAATCCGATCAGCCCAAGGTATTTGAGAAGTTCAAGCAAGTTGGTGATACTTTGACCGATAAGCCTCAAGGCACAGGGCTAGGGCTACCCATTTCCAAAGAAATTATCGCGTATCATGGTGGGAAGATTTGGGTAGAGAGTGAAATTGGTAAGGGTAGTACATTCTCCTTTACAATTCCAATTAACATAGAAAATGAGATTCCTTCAATTAATTTTGACATTTTGATTGAGCAACTCAAGAAAAGGGCAGTTTCAGAAAGTTCATCTCAAACTGATAACCAGAACGCAATCGACACACCCAAAAATATTCTAGTCATTGACGATGATGCGAGTATTCGTAACTTACTTAGACAAGAGTTGGAAGCTAAAGGATATACTGTTCGTGAAGCAGGAAATGGACAAGAGGCGATTACCCAAGTGCGCGAAAGTCGCCCTGATCTGATCACTCTTGATATCATCATGGATGGAATTAGTGGCTATGATGTGGCAGCAATTCTCAGATCTGATCCTGCGACCTTAGACATTCCCATTATTATTGTCTCTGTAATAGATGATAAAAACAAAGGTCGTCATCTAGGTATTGATAGTTATGTGACTAAGCCCCTAGACATGGTGCTATTGCTGAGAGAAGTTGATATTCTTCTATCTAGCAAGGCATCTATGGGCAAAAAGATTTTGGTGGTTGACGACAATTTTGGTTCTATCGATCTATTGATGGAAATGTTGCAAAACCAAGGCTTTTTACCTTCTAAAATCAATCCTCAAGATGATTTGCAAGCCAGTGCGATCGCATCTCAGCCAGATGTAATCATCGCTAGTACAAAGCTAGCGGATCAAGTGCAATCTCTCCGTGCTGAGCAAGGTATGGAACATATTCGCTTTTTATTAATTGCCGACCAATAG
- a CDS encoding SDR family NAD(P)-dependent oxidoreductase, giving the protein MTKPHEFPHDFKGKVAIVTGASSGIGQAVAEAIANYGAHTVFISRSGAEGIASELNAAGKSALSLPCDVSDEAQVKDAIATVSQRYGQIDILINNAAINQIAKIEDISLEDWNKVMATNLTSQFLCCKHVVPIMKQQRSGKIVNVSSIAGHFRSKLSGIHYVASKAGSIGFTRQLAYELASFQINVNAICPSQTYTPMLAATLPPEAEQKLIDSIPLGRIASMEEQVNVILFLASQLSSYMTGAIVDVNGGQL; this is encoded by the coding sequence ATGACCAAACCCCATGAATTTCCCCATGACTTTAAGGGAAAAGTCGCAATTGTTACTGGGGCGAGTAGTGGCATCGGTCAGGCGGTGGCTGAGGCGATCGCTAATTACGGGGCACATACTGTATTCATCTCACGCAGTGGCGCAGAGGGGATCGCTTCAGAACTAAATGCAGCAGGTAAATCGGCATTGTCACTACCTTGTGATGTTTCTGATGAAGCTCAAGTCAAAGATGCGATCGCCACTGTTTCTCAGAGATATGGACAGATCGATATTTTAATTAACAATGCCGCGATTAACCAAATTGCCAAGATTGAGGATATTTCCCTTGAGGATTGGAACAAAGTCATGGCTACAAATCTCACTAGCCAGTTTCTCTGTTGTAAACATGTAGTCCCGATCATGAAGCAGCAACGGAGTGGGAAAATCGTTAATGTCTCCTCGATCGCAGGACATTTTCGGAGTAAATTGTCAGGCATTCATTACGTGGCATCCAAAGCTGGTTCGATCGGCTTTACGAGGCAACTAGCTTACGAGCTCGCCTCTTTTCAAATCAATGTCAATGCTATTTGTCCCAGCCAAACCTACACACCGATGCTAGCGGCAACTTTGCCACCAGAAGCTGAACAAAAGTTAATTGACTCAATTCCTTTAGGCAGGATCGCCTCAATGGAAGAACAAGTTAATGTAATTCTATTTCTAGCTTCGCAACTATCTAGCTATATGACGGGTGCGATTGTTGATGTAAATGGGGGACAGTTATAA
- a CDS encoding phosphoglycerate dehydrogenase codes for MSKLLISTSSFDVKSNQVLQNLQAQGFEIVLNPYGRKLKEPEVLELLSNDIVGMIAGVEPLTRNVLTATKSLKVISRCGIGTDSVDLEAAEELGVSVHITPTAPVIAVAELTVSLILSLLRRTSEADRTLREGKWNPLMGRLLASQVVGLLGYGRVGNRVGQILKAFGAKRVAYDIFRDDSLFADTVCISSLDEFIARSNVITLHIPYNKDNHHLVDRDFINKMQAGSILINTSRGGLIDEQALYDALVSGHLAGAALDVFEEEPYSGQLRTLPQVILTPHMGSYAKEARIQMEQEAAQNLFDSLVNLGLAK; via the coding sequence ATGTCCAAACTACTGATCAGTACTTCTTCTTTTGATGTAAAAAGCAATCAGGTATTGCAGAATCTCCAAGCTCAAGGCTTTGAAATTGTTTTAAATCCCTATGGTAGAAAACTCAAAGAACCAGAAGTTTTGGAGCTTCTCAGTAATGATATTGTTGGGATGATTGCTGGAGTTGAGCCGCTGACTCGGAATGTTTTAACCGCAACTAAGTCTCTCAAGGTAATTTCGCGATGTGGTATTGGAACTGATAGTGTTGATTTGGAGGCGGCTGAAGAACTGGGCGTTTCAGTGCATATTACCCCTACCGCCCCTGTAATTGCTGTAGCAGAGTTGACAGTGAGTCTGATCCTTTCTCTGTTGAGGCGCACCTCAGAAGCCGATCGCACTTTGCGCGAAGGAAAGTGGAATCCTTTGATGGGCAGACTACTTGCCTCACAAGTAGTGGGATTGTTGGGCTATGGAAGAGTTGGTAATCGGGTAGGACAGATTTTGAAGGCTTTTGGGGCAAAAAGAGTTGCCTATGACATTTTTCGTGATGATTCGCTATTCGCGGATACAGTTTGTATCTCATCTTTAGATGAATTTATCGCACGTTCCAATGTAATCACACTCCATATTCCCTACAACAAAGATAATCATCATTTAGTTGATCGCGACTTTATCAATAAGATGCAAGCAGGAAGTATTTTAATCAATACTTCTAGAGGTGGGCTGATTGATGAGCAAGCATTGTACGACGCGCTAGTCTCTGGGCATTTGGCAGGTGCAGCCCTTGATGTGTTTGAAGAAGAGCCATATTCTGGTCAACTTCGCACCTTGCCTCAGGTCATTTTGACACCCCATATGGGTTCTTACGCTAAGGAAGCCAGAATCCAGATGGAGCAAGAAGCTGCACAAAATCTATTTGATAGCCTTGTAAATTTAGGCCTAGCCAAGTGA
- a CDS encoding ABC transporter substrate-binding protein, with translation MRRRQFNQLSLSLAGLGLAACSDSTVLNYRAPEKSSKFRVWWIQSFYPAETEALSQIVADWEKKNNTKVEITFYNDGSVNRDAENALNNGNPPDILFSNTAEFALYPKLAWQNKLIDVTDVVEPVKNLFSPIALKAVAYKNRQNPNPAYYAVPIAQLAAGLHYWRDMLAEVGMSDTSIPKDWNGFWAFWETAQDRATNRGKKDIYGIGLPMSTEATDVIFMFEQFLTAYGVQLLDENGQLKVDNPQNRQGIIAALTKYAGFYQSKHVPPNALQWTDADNNQVFLSRNSFMTANPGLSIPASQQFDQEVYNKKLVTTEWPLAPDGKTLSNLVAVKQAIIFATPNVKETKEDVAKEQARQVLAKSLLSHIIRPDNLLTYLKGAGGRYFPTMPKLLEDPYYKDSKDPHILVATKQFQNTSSFYTAQNPAYSEVGANKIWGQAIKSVASGKNSPEQAADAAIAQIKAIFTEWK, from the coding sequence ATGCGTCGTCGTCAGTTTAATCAGTTATCTCTATCTTTAGCAGGTTTGGGTTTGGCAGCCTGTAGTGATTCCACCGTCTTAAATTATCGGGCTCCCGAAAAAAGTTCCAAGTTTCGGGTTTGGTGGATTCAAAGCTTCTATCCTGCGGAAACAGAGGCACTTTCACAAATTGTGGCGGACTGGGAAAAAAAGAATAATACGAAGGTGGAAATCACTTTCTATAATGATGGATCGGTGAATCGTGATGCTGAAAATGCTCTTAATAACGGCAATCCTCCAGATATCTTATTTAGTAATACCGCTGAGTTTGCCCTCTATCCGAAACTAGCTTGGCAAAATAAATTAATAGATGTTACTGATGTTGTAGAACCTGTTAAAAATTTATTTAGCCCGATCGCCCTCAAAGCTGTCGCTTATAAAAACAGACAAAATCCTAATCCTGCTTACTATGCCGTCCCAATTGCTCAACTAGCTGCTGGTCTGCATTATTGGCGAGATATGCTTGCAGAGGTAGGGATGAGTGACACCAGTATTCCTAAGGATTGGAATGGATTTTGGGCATTTTGGGAAACGGCTCAAGACCGCGCTACGAATAGAGGCAAAAAAGATATCTATGGAATCGGTTTACCAATGTCTACCGAAGCTACAGATGTAATCTTCATGTTTGAGCAATTCCTCACAGCTTATGGAGTACAGCTACTAGATGAGAATGGGCAACTAAAAGTTGATAATCCCCAAAATCGCCAAGGTATTATCGCCGCATTAACAAAATATGCTGGCTTCTACCAGAGTAAGCATGTACCTCCTAATGCTTTGCAATGGACAGATGCGGACAACAATCAGGTGTTTCTTAGCCGCAATTCATTCATGACCGCAAATCCAGGATTGTCTATTCCCGCATCTCAGCAGTTTGATCAAGAGGTCTACAACAAAAAATTAGTGACAACAGAATGGCCACTAGCTCCAGATGGCAAGACTCTTAGCAATTTGGTAGCGGTAAAACAGGCGATTATATTTGCTACTCCAAACGTTAAGGAAACCAAAGAAGATGTTGCTAAGGAACAAGCAAGGCAAGTTCTGGCTAAAAGTTTGTTGTCCCACATTATCCGACCTGATAATTTGCTTACCTATTTGAAAGGAGCAGGAGGACGATATTTCCCAACTATGCCAAAATTATTAGAAGATCCTTATTATAAAGATTCTAAAGACCCACATATTTTGGTGGCAACTAAGCAATTTCAAAATACAAGTTCTTTTTATACAGCCCAGAATCCTGCTTATTCAGAAGTGGGCGCTAATAAAATATGGGGACAGGCGATCAAGTCAGTGGCTTCAGGCAAAAATTCACCTGAACAAGCTGCCGATGCTGCGATCGCCCAAATCAAGGCTATTTTCACTGAGTGGAAATAG